The following coding sequences lie in one Pan paniscus chromosome X, NHGRI_mPanPan1-v2.0_pri, whole genome shotgun sequence genomic window:
- the LOC129395254 gene encoding G antigen 2D, which translates to MSWRLRSTYRPRPRRYVEPPEMIGPMRPEQFSDEVEPATPEEGEPATQRQDPAAAQEGEDEGACAGQGPKPEADSQEQGHPQTGCECEDGPDGQEMDPPNPEEVKTPEEGEKQSQC; encoded by the exons ATGAGTTGGCGATTAAGATCGACCTATCGGCCTAGACCAAGACGCTATGTAGAGCCTCCTGAAATGATTGGGCCTATGCGG CCCGAGCAGTTCAGTGATGAAGTGGAACCAGCAACACCTGAAGAAGGGGAACCAGCAACTCAACGTCAGGATCctgcagctgctcaggagggagaggatgagggagCATGTGCAGGTCAAg ggcCGAAGCCTGAAGCTGATAGCCAGGAACAGGGTCACCCACAGACTGGGTGTGAGTGTGAAGATGGTCCTGATGGGCAGGAGATGGACCCGCCAAATCCAGAGGAGGTGAAAACGCCTGAAGAAG GTGAAAAGCAATCACAGTGTTAA
- the LOC129395252 gene encoding G antigen 2D has product MSWRLRSTYRPRPRRYVEPPEMIGPMRPEQFSDEVEPATPEEGEPATQRQDPAAAQEGEDEGACAGQGPKPEADSQEQGHPQTGCECEDGPDGQEMDPPNPEEVKTPEEGEKQSQC; this is encoded by the exons ATGAGTTGGCGATTAAGATCGACCTATCGGCCTAGACCAAGACGCTATGTAGAGCCTCCTGAAATGATTGGGCCTATGCGG CCCGAGCAGTTCAGTGATGAAGTGGAACCAGCAACACCTGAAGAAGGGGAACCAGCAACTCAACGTCAGGATCctgcagctgctcaggagggagaggatgagggagCATGTGCAGGTCAAg ggcCGAAGCCTGAAGCTGATAGCCAGGAACAGGGTCACCCACAGACTGGGTGTGAGTGTGAAGATGGTCCTGATGGGCAGGAGATGGACCCGCCAAATCCAGAGGAGGTGAAAACGCCTGAAGAAG